The following are encoded together in the Pleurocapsa sp. FMAR1 genome:
- a CDS encoding alpha/beta hydrolase, giving the protein MLVALGLFLSLWIIVPAPTLFLLIFGVGVPELSPWIVGLDLIALSFILVKFQPNYLYIAFFLASLMALALSLIPLMQFEAANAGFQLQMETRLGKDYLQQLPTALIAQMRPQPFVLADVFRGITLKDVRIQRDIQFASPDGQRLKLNVYQPLASGKHPALIVIYGGAWRQGEPSNHETFSRYIAAQGYCVIAVDYRHAPEYRFPTQLEDVQTALNYIRDRAERWEIDLQRVALIGRSAGAQLATIIAYQNQSTINFKAIINYYGPVNLVDGYQHLPLPDPINTRQVLEDFLGGTPKTKLKLYQQASPINYVQPKLPVSLLIYNGKDHIVQPTYGKMLYEKLLANDNKVILLTIPWADHAFDTVFSGVSNQLALYYTERFLAWSLHSN; this is encoded by the coding sequence TTGCTAGTAGCTTTAGGACTATTTCTTAGTTTATGGATTATAGTTCCTGCGCCCACCTTATTCTTACTAATTTTTGGTGTGGGTGTACCAGAGCTTAGTCCTTGGATAGTGGGATTGGATCTAATTGCCTTGAGCTTTATATTGGTCAAATTCCAGCCTAACTATCTTTACATCGCTTTTTTCTTAGCAAGTTTGATGGCTCTTGCTCTTAGTCTTATTCCTTTAATGCAGTTTGAAGCAGCTAACGCTGGATTTCAGCTACAGATGGAAACTAGATTAGGCAAAGACTATCTTCAGCAACTGCCGACAGCTTTAATTGCTCAAATGCGTCCTCAACCTTTTGTATTGGCAGATGTATTTCGAGGAATTACTCTCAAAGATGTACGAATTCAGCGTGATATTCAGTTTGCTAGTCCTGATGGTCAACGGTTAAAGCTTAACGTTTATCAACCGTTAGCTTCTGGTAAACATCCTGCTTTAATTGTCATCTATGGTGGAGCTTGGAGACAGGGTGAACCTAGTAATCACGAAACTTTTAGCCGTTATATTGCTGCTCAGGGTTATTGTGTAATTGCTGTTGATTATCGTCATGCGCCTGAATATAGATTTCCTACTCAGCTAGAAGATGTTCAAACGGCTTTAAATTACATTCGCGATCGCGCCGAGCGATGGGAAATCGATCTCCAAAGGGTAGCATTAATTGGGCGATCGGCAGGAGCGCAACTGGCTACAATTATCGCCTATCAAAATCAATCAACAATTAACTTTAAAGCTATTATCAACTATTATGGTCCTGTAAATTTAGTAGATGGATATCAACATCTTCCGCTACCAGATCCAATTAATACTCGTCAAGTTTTAGAAGATTTTTTAGGTGGTACGCCTAAAACAAAATTAAAACTCTATCAGCAAGCTTCACCCATTAACTACGTCCAGCCTAAACTACCTGTATCTTTATTGATCTATAATGGCAAAGATCATATAGTTCAGCCTACATATGGCAAAATGCTTTATGAAAAGCTGCTAGCTAATGATAATAAGGTTATTTTGTTGACAATTCCTTGGGCCGATCACGCTTTTGATACTGTTTTTTCTGGCGTAAGTAATCAACTTGCATTATATTATACTGAAAGATTTTTGGCATGGAGCTTACACAGTAATTAG
- a CDS encoding AI-2E family transporter, whose protein sequence is MRLGTLVGFLAILIALYILWRIKQVLLLAFAAVVFATAINQLVKLLQAKFKLNRRIAIAISVGGILIFIVGFIALVIPPFIEQFKELVTLVPDGLEKLNGWNKWLRNFLPNRLIEDFQGIEALTQNLRSWMNGLVSNFFDLFSSTLAVFLNSLLVIVVTIMLLVSPTPYKQVFLLMFPAFYRRRIQSILKKCEKNLGGWSIGILFNMAVIAILSGIGLWALGVRLPLANSLLAGMLTFIPNLGPVLSVVPPTAMALLDAPWKALAVVILYVVIQQVESNILTPIVMKKQVSLLPAITLLSQVAFAVFFGVLGLFLALPITVVAQVWLKEIVVKDILDLWQPKSDKYGFIPHKSKAKNRLSNK, encoded by the coding sequence ATGCGTTTAGGAACTTTAGTCGGCTTTTTGGCTATTTTAATTGCTCTTTATATTTTGTGGCGAATTAAACAGGTTTTGCTGCTAGCTTTTGCTGCGGTCGTTTTTGCCACGGCAATTAATCAACTTGTCAAGCTATTACAAGCAAAATTTAAATTAAATCGCCGAATAGCGATCGCCATTTCCGTTGGTGGAATATTAATATTTATTGTTGGCTTTATTGCTTTAGTTATACCCCCTTTCATTGAACAATTTAAAGAGCTAGTTACTTTAGTTCCTGATGGTTTAGAAAAGCTTAATGGTTGGAATAAATGGTTACGTAACTTTTTACCAAATAGGTTAATTGAAGATTTTCAGGGTATAGAAGCTTTAACGCAAAATCTTAGATCCTGGATGAATGGATTAGTTAGTAATTTTTTCGATCTATTTTCTAGCACATTAGCAGTATTTCTTAATTCACTATTAGTAATAGTAGTAACGATTATGTTGCTGGTTAGTCCTACTCCTTATAAGCAGGTTTTCTTATTAATGTTTCCTGCTTTTTATCGTCGCCGAATTCAAAGCATCTTGAAAAAGTGTGAAAAAAATTTAGGGGGATGGTCAATCGGCATACTGTTCAATATGGCGGTTATTGCTATTTTAAGCGGTATTGGGCTATGGGCATTGGGAGTTAGGCTACCTTTGGCAAACAGTTTATTAGCAGGAATGTTAACTTTTATACCAAACTTAGGACCTGTTTTAAGTGTTGTTCCCCCAACAGCAATGGCTTTGCTAGATGCGCCCTGGAAAGCATTAGCCGTGGTCATTCTTTATGTTGTTATTCAACAAGTTGAAAGCAATATTCTTACTCCTATTGTGATGAAGAAACAGGTATCCTTGTTGCCTGCAATTACTTTACTTTCTCAAGTGGCTTTTGCCGTTTTTTTTGGTGTTCTGGGCTTATTTTTGGCTCTACCGATTACCGTAGTGGCTCAAGTTTGGCTCAAAGAAATAGTAGTTAAAGATATCTTGGATCTTTGGCAGCCAAAATCAGATAAATATGGCTTTATTCCTCACAAATCAAAAGCAAAAAATAGATTATCAAATAAATAA
- the dusA gene encoding tRNA dihydrouridine(20/20a) synthase DusA, translating to MNSNNLNKQAIVNNPLSIAPMMDRTDRHYRYFMRQISRRTLLYTEMITTQAIIHGDRHKLLDFSPEEKPLVLQLGGDDPIQLAECAKIGADWGYDGLNLNIGCPSPRVQNGNFGACLMTQPELVAAGVEAMQKAVDIPVTVKHRIGVDECDRYEDMVNFVRIVWGAGCTNFSIHARKAWLQGLSPKENRHVPPLRYEDVYRLKHDFPHLFIEINGGIANIEQAKTHLQFVDAAMIGRAAYDRPYIFATVDRDIYGEDTTPLTRQQIVKAMIPYIDYWINRETRLNSISRHMLQLFAEQPGTKAWKRYISQHACLPGADSLTINAALAEVG from the coding sequence ATGAACAGCAATAATTTAAACAAACAAGCCATTGTTAATAATCCTCTGAGTATTGCGCCAATGATGGATCGTACAGATCGTCATTATCGTTATTTTATGCGTCAAATCAGTCGTCGCACTTTGCTGTACACAGAGATGATTACTACCCAGGCAATTATTCATGGCGATCGCCATAAGCTATTAGATTTTTCTCCCGAAGAAAAGCCTTTGGTATTACAGCTAGGAGGAGATGATCCTATTCAGTTGGCAGAATGTGCCAAGATTGGCGCAGATTGGGGCTACGACGGTCTTAATTTAAATATTGGTTGTCCTAGTCCCAGGGTGCAAAACGGGAACTTTGGTGCCTGTTTAATGACCCAGCCAGAATTAGTCGCTGCGGGGGTAGAAGCGATGCAAAAGGCAGTAGATATCCCTGTCACTGTAAAACATCGTATCGGCGTAGACGAGTGCGATCGCTATGAAGACATGGTTAACTTTGTGCGTATTGTCTGGGGGGCTGGCTGCACTAACTTTTCGATTCACGCGCGTAAAGCTTGGTTACAGGGTTTGAGTCCTAAAGAAAATCGTCATGTTCCTCCATTGCGCTACGAAGATGTGTATCGTCTTAAACACGATTTTCCCCATCTTTTTATTGAGATTAACGGTGGTATTGCTAATATTGAACAAGCGAAAACACACCTTCAGTTTGTAGATGCAGCTATGATTGGCAGGGCTGCCTACGATCGTCCCTATATTTTCGCTACGGTAGATAGAGATATTTATGGAGAAGACACAACTCCTTTGACACGTCAGCAGATTGTTAAGGCAATGATTCCCTACATTGACTATTGGATTAATAGAGAAACAAGACTTAATTCTATTAGCCGTCATATGTTACAGCTATTTGCTGAGCAGCCTGGGACAAAAGCCTGGAAACGCTATATTAGTCAACACGCTTGTTTACCTGGGGCAGATTCTTTAACTATTAATGCTGCTTTAGCTGAAGTTGGCTAG
- a CDS encoding glutathione S-transferase N-terminal domain-containing protein, protein MKIIDYEHIGIRVSDRALALKFYEKLGFIEERYFPKHQASELVTADGVYINLIFNGAKRLRNILMDEPIKYPGITHPAFVVEDIDLLLKKLKQENIQVTEGPIYLGERRRVCFIRDPDGNVLEFDQIYPSNIKQDTQNISTMKLYDLELSGNCYKIRLFLSLLNIEYELVSVDFMGGQHKSPEFLQLNPLGQIPVLEDDGLILRDSQAILVYLAKKHGGEAWFPSDALGMAKVTQWLSIAANEIARGLNDARLNKKFGLAVDLELAQQKAESILTIIEQHLNQHQWLALDRPTIAEIACFPYIALAPEGGVMLDKYPAINQWCDRIKKLPLFIEMPGISK, encoded by the coding sequence ATGAAAATTATTGATTACGAACATATAGGCATTCGTGTTAGCGATCGCGCTTTAGCTCTGAAATTTTACGAAAAACTAGGATTTATCGAAGAAAGATATTTTCCCAAACACCAAGCAAGCGAGTTAGTTACAGCCGATGGCGTTTATATTAATTTGATTTTTAATGGAGCAAAACGCTTACGCAACATTCTCATGGACGAACCCATCAAGTATCCAGGAATTACTCATCCAGCCTTTGTTGTCGAAGATATCGATCTGCTACTAAAAAAATTAAAGCAAGAGAATATTCAAGTCACAGAGGGACCAATATATCTTGGAGAACGCCGTCGAGTCTGTTTCATCCGCGATCCTGATGGCAACGTCTTAGAATTTGACCAAATCTATCCATCTAATATCAAACAAGATACTCAAAATATTTCGACTATGAAACTATACGATTTAGAACTTTCAGGAAATTGCTACAAAATACGTTTATTTTTATCCTTGCTTAATATTGAATATGAGCTAGTAAGCGTTGATTTTATGGGTGGACAACACAAATCACCAGAATTTTTGCAGTTAAATCCATTGGGACAAATTCCAGTGTTAGAAGATGACGGTCTAATTTTGAGAGATTCCCAAGCAATTTTAGTTTATCTAGCTAAAAAACATGGCGGTGAAGCTTGGTTTCCTAGCGATGCACTAGGAATGGCAAAGGTAACTCAATGGTTATCCATAGCAGCAAACGAAATTGCTCGTGGTCTAAATGATGCAAGGCTCAACAAAAAGTTCGGCCTTGCCGTTGATTTAGAACTGGCACAACAAAAAGCAGAGTCAATTCTAACTATAATCGAACAACATTTAAACCAACATCAGTGGTTAGCCTTAGATCGCCCTACCATTGCAGAGATCGCTTGTTTTCCGTATATTGCTTTAGCTCCAGAAGGCGGTGTAATGTTAGATAAATATCCTGCTATAAATCAATGGTGCGATCGCATCAAAAAACTACCATTATTTATTGAAATGCCTGGAATAAGTAAGTAA
- a CDS encoding type II toxin-antitoxin system HicB family antitoxin, with the protein MNQYSMIIQWSNEDRLFLVTIPEFEDRVIMPCTHGKTREEAIRNGEEVIEMYLESWQAEGQSIPEPSTLQIA; encoded by the coding sequence ATGAATCAATACAGCATGATTATCCAATGGAGTAATGAAGATCGGCTTTTCTTAGTTACGATTCCAGAATTTGAAGATCGTGTTATTATGCCTTGCACTCACGGTAAAACTCGTGAAGAAGCAATTCGTAACGGAGAAGAAGTGATTGAAATGTATTTAGAATCTTGGCAAGCAGAAGGACAATCTATCCCTGAACCAAGCACTCTACAAATTGCTTAA
- the tnpA gene encoding IS200/IS605 family transposase codes for MKNNSLNKARGCVYRLSVHIVFVTKYRRKVITKEILDDLEKIFTRLCEGKKCQLTSFNGEEDHCHLLVEMYPDIAPSRLVNTLKTVSSRLIRRDYQAHLDRFYHKPVFWTGAYCIVSTGGAPLEIVKQYIESQDSPI; via the coding sequence ATGAAAAACAATAGCTTAAATAAGGCTAGAGGCTGTGTTTATCGACTTAGTGTACATATTGTTTTTGTAACTAAATATCGGCGCAAAGTAATAACTAAAGAAATACTTGACGACTTAGAAAAGATATTTACTAGGTTATGCGAAGGCAAAAAGTGTCAGTTGACTAGTTTTAATGGAGAAGAAGACCATTGCCATTTGCTCGTAGAAATGTACCCAGATATTGCTCCATCGAGGCTGGTTAATACTCTAAAAACCGTCTCTAGTCGCTTGATACGTAGAGACTATCAAGCGCACCTAGATCGGTTTTATCATAAACCAGTTTTTTGGACTGGTGCATATTGTATTGTCTCTACAGGTGGCGCACCATTAGAAATAGTAAAACAGTATATAGAGTCTCAAGACTCGCCTATTTAA
- a CDS encoding mechanosensitive ion channel family protein, whose protein sequence is MNLNFLSWELLNNKLGDYLLALAIFLSCIIIIRVVKLWTFKNLSKWAAKTENIYDDAIVRILEKNFMPITYIGSIYLAISNLTLHPILSRVVEVLVILASTILAIRLLTAIAEYAVKLYWITYHHDNANIENSINALVPAIKVVVWLIGIIFLLDNLGFNISAVVASLGIGGVAIALASQGVLQDLFSYFSILLDRPFELGDFIIVGDYLGTVDYVGIKTTRLKSISGEEIVIANTDLTSSRIRNFKRMRQRRIVFKLGVVYETSTEQLEQIPAVLEQVINQTQHTVFDRAHFSGYGEYCLEFEVVYFIDSNDYSIYMDAQQQINLGIKSEFAKHDIEFAYPTQTNYLGSLLTDLQDIESEIMKVQT, encoded by the coding sequence ATGAACCTAAATTTTCTATCGTGGGAATTATTAAACAACAAACTAGGAGACTATTTGCTAGCTCTAGCAATCTTCTTATCCTGCATTATTATCATTAGAGTAGTCAAGCTTTGGACATTTAAAAACTTAAGCAAATGGGCAGCTAAAACTGAAAATATTTATGATGATGCAATTGTCAGAATTTTAGAAAAAAATTTCATGCCCATTACTTATATTGGTAGTATTTATTTAGCCATTAGCAATTTAACTTTACATCCGATCTTAAGTCGCGTAGTTGAGGTTTTAGTAATTCTCGCCTCAACAATATTGGCTATTAGATTACTAACGGCGATCGCAGAATATGCTGTCAAATTATATTGGATTACCTATCACCACGACAATGCCAATATAGAAAATAGTATTAATGCTTTAGTTCCCGCAATTAAAGTTGTTGTTTGGTTAATTGGAATTATATTTTTATTAGATAATTTAGGCTTTAATATCTCGGCGGTAGTAGCTAGTTTAGGAATTGGCGGTGTGGCGATCGCTCTTGCTTCTCAAGGCGTATTACAGGATCTATTTAGCTACTTTTCAATCCTCTTAGATCGCCCTTTTGAGTTGGGAGATTTTATTATTGTGGGCGATTATTTGGGTACAGTCGATTATGTGGGCATCAAAACTACAAGGTTAAAGAGCATCAGTGGCGAAGAAATAGTTATTGCCAATACAGATTTAACTAGTTCTCGGATTCGCAATTTTAAACGGATGCGTCAACGTCGAATAGTATTCAAGTTGGGCGTAGTCTACGAAACCAGCACAGAGCAATTAGAGCAAATTCCTGCTGTATTAGAGCAAGTTATTAATCAAACTCAACATACAGTTTTCGATCGCGCCCACTTTTCAGGCTATGGAGAGTATTGCTTGGAGTTTGAAGTGGTCTACTTTATTGATAGTAATGATTACAGTATCTATATGGATGCTCAACAGCAAATTAATTTGGGCATCAAATCTGAATTTGCTAAACATGATATTGAGTTTGCCTATCCAACTCAAACAAATTACTTGGGCAGTTTACTTACAGATTTACAAGACATTGAGTCAGAAATCATGAAGGTACAAACTTAA
- a CDS encoding type II toxin-antitoxin system HicA family toxin encodes MNSKQRQTLAAIFSTPIRSDIKWINIESLFKALGGTISQGKGSRVRVSLNGVKAVFHNPHPERETNKGAVKSVQEFLINAGVNNHDY; translated from the coding sequence ATGAATAGCAAGCAACGTCAAACTCTTGCTGCTATTTTCTCTACCCCCATTCGTTCTGATATTAAATGGATAAATATAGAAAGCTTATTTAAAGCTCTCGGAGGCACAATTTCTCAGGGAAAAGGCTCAAGAGTTCGAGTGTCTTTAAATGGAGTTAAAGCGGTGTTCCACAACCCTCATCCAGAAAGAGAAACAAATAAGGGTGCAGTCAAATCAGTACAGGAATTTTTAATTAATGCTGGCGTGAACAATCACGATTATTAA
- a CDS encoding SDR family oxidoreductase has translation MKKLLVTGASGFLGWNLCHYAQTNWQVYGTYFSHEVKIPGATLYKTDLKDFAALDRLFKDIKPDGVIHTAAASKPNFCQTNPHESLAINVTAAVNIARLCGERNIPLAFTSTDLVFDGKKPFYKETDPVCPINYYGEQKVTAEQKMREVYPAIAICRMPLMFGAPSPVAASFMQGMISNLKAGKEINLFTDEFRTPASARATSQGLLLAVEKVQGILHLGGKERISRYDFGLLLADIWQLPTNLIKPGKQSDVAAVAPRSPDTSLDSSKAFALGYQPLSLRKELTNLRKNPH, from the coding sequence ATGAAAAAACTATTAGTTACAGGTGCAAGTGGTTTTTTAGGCTGGAACTTGTGTCATTATGCCCAAACTAACTGGCAAGTATACGGGACTTATTTTAGTCATGAGGTAAAAATACCTGGAGCGACTTTATATAAGACTGACTTAAAGGATTTTGCTGCACTTGATCGACTTTTTAAAGATATCAAGCCTGATGGGGTGATTCACACTGCTGCTGCTTCTAAACCTAATTTTTGTCAAACTAACCCTCATGAATCTTTGGCAATTAACGTTACGGCTGCGGTAAATATTGCTCGTCTGTGTGGCGAACGTAATATCCCTCTTGCCTTTACATCTACAGATTTAGTCTTTGATGGTAAAAAGCCTTTTTATAAAGAAACCGATCCTGTTTGCCCGATCAATTATTATGGCGAACAAAAAGTAACCGCCGAACAAAAGATGCGCGAGGTATATCCTGCGATCGCAATTTGTCGAATGCCTTTGATGTTTGGTGCGCCTTCTCCCGTCGCTGCTAGCTTTATGCAGGGAATGATTAGCAACTTAAAAGCAGGTAAAGAAATTAACTTGTTTACTGATGAATTTCGTACACCTGCTAGTGCTAGAGCTACGTCTCAAGGATTGTTATTAGCGGTGGAAAAAGTGCAGGGGATATTACATTTAGGAGGAAAAGAGCGAATTTCTCGTTATGATTTTGGCTTATTGTTGGCGGACATTTGGCAATTACCAACAAATCTAATTAAACCTGGCAAACAGTCAGATGTAGCTGCCGTAGCACCGCGATCGCCTGACACTTCTTTAGATAGTAGTAAAGCTTTTGCTCTTGGCTATCAGCCTTTATCTTTAAGAAAAGAGTTAACTAATTTACGTAAAAATCCACACTAA
- a CDS encoding TetR/AcrR family transcriptional regulator, producing MSKEQAIIKLIPAFREYGYEGATLSLLSKASSLGKASLYHHFPGGKSEMAAAVFEYVGSCFSDVVLKSLQGENKPEAKIQAMCKSLQDFYNDGKNSCFLAIMSFGEADKLFHERVKAKLQQIIETLAQVLIDAKIEPEIAQKRSQDAIGTIQGALILVRILDDTEPFNRVIKSLPEKLLG from the coding sequence ATGTCTAAAGAACAAGCGATAATTAAATTAATTCCCGCTTTTAGAGAGTATGGCTATGAAGGTGCAACCTTATCTTTGCTTTCAAAAGCCAGTAGTTTAGGCAAAGCGAGCCTGTATCATCATTTTCCTGGTGGTAAATCAGAAATGGCTGCTGCTGTATTTGAATATGTCGGTAGTTGTTTTAGCGATGTGGTACTGAAAAGTTTACAGGGAGAAAATAAACCAGAAGCGAAAATTCAAGCTATGTGCAAGAGTCTGCAAGATTTTTATAACGATGGAAAAAATTCTTGTTTTTTAGCTATTATGTCTTTTGGTGAAGCCGATAAACTATTTCACGAGAGAGTAAAAGCAAAACTCCAACAGATCATTGAAACTTTAGCTCAAGTTTTGATCGATGCAAAGATTGAACCAGAAATTGCCCAAAAGCGATCGCAAGATGCCATTGGCACAATTCAGGGAGCATTAATTTTAGTTAGAATTTTAGATGATACCGAACCTTTTAATCGAGTAATCAAGAGCTTGCCAGAAAAGCTGTTAGGTTAA
- the crcB gene encoding fluoride efflux transporter CrcB, translating into MILHNLVHLITVAPHFIPEVLEKSSIRNPIAVSLGAIAGSLSRYYLSIWLAQRFGTSFPYATLFINLTGSFAMGLLTTLVLERALLISPEMRLLIAVGFLGSYTTFSTYELDSISLIRDSQLNEAFIYWLGSAVLGSVVLYLGIITARLLRI; encoded by the coding sequence ATAATTTTGCATAACCTAGTTCATCTAATCACGGTTGCACCACATTTTATTCCTGAAGTGCTAGAAAAATCGTCAATACGTAATCCCATAGCCGTCAGCTTAGGCGCGATCGCTGGTTCTCTCAGCCGTTATTATTTGAGCATTTGGCTAGCTCAACGATTTGGCACAAGCTTCCCCTACGCAACTTTATTTATTAATTTAACTGGTTCTTTTGCAATGGGGCTATTAACAACTCTAGTACTCGAAAGAGCATTATTAATTTCTCCAGAGATGCGTTTACTAATTGCTGTCGGGTTTTTGGGTTCTTATACTACTTTTTCGACTTATGAGCTTGATAGTATTAGTCTAATACGAGATTCTCAGCTAAATGAAGCATTTATATATTGGCTAGGTAGTGCTGTATTGGGTTCTGTTGTGCTTTATCTGGGAATTATTACAGCTAGATTACTTAGAATATAG
- a CDS encoding type II toxin-antitoxin system HicB family antitoxin — MKYKGYTASTEIDEIEGILFGKVLDIKDVITFQANTVAELEQEFHNSVDDYLEWCAEINEKPDKSFSGKLPFRTSGERHRQIYLAAEKANKSINAWMDDVLSEAIKASNL, encoded by the coding sequence ATGAAATACAAAGGATATACAGCATCTACTGAAATAGATGAAATAGAAGGAATCTTGTTTGGCAAAGTATTAGATATTAAAGATGTAATTACGTTTCAAGCTAATACCGTAGCCGAGTTGGAACAAGAATTTCATAATTCCGTAGATGACTACTTAGAATGGTGCGCTGAAATCAACGAAAAGCCAGATAAATCTTTTTCAGGTAAGCTACCTTTTAGAACATCTGGAGAACGTCACCGCCAAATTTATTTGGCAGCAGAAAAAGCTAACAAGAGTATTAATGCCTGGATGGATGATGTTTTATCTGAAGCAATAAAAGCTAGTAATTTGTAA
- a CDS encoding transporter substrate-binding domain-containing protein — translation MKQRLLSLVTAISSTSLAIAFLATNPQLILAEEWSEIASRGELKVAVKDNLRPLGFINKKGNLVGLEIDIAHKLAEELLGEAEAVEFLPVTNKERLQVVLNDRVDMAIARVALTSSRSRIVDFSPYYYLDGTGIITKNAEIKNIKGLNNSKIAVLENSATIAVVRNKLPNATLIGAKSYQDALQLIETKQADAFAADRSVLTGWIQEYPAYKLLPERISGAALAIVMPKGLQYQELRNKVDRAIYHWQKSGWLQQRIEYWGL, via the coding sequence ATGAAACAAAGACTTTTAAGTCTGGTTACGGCAATATCTTCGACTAGCTTGGCGATCGCTTTTTTAGCAACTAACCCGCAACTAATACTTGCAGAGGAATGGTCAGAAATTGCCTCAAGAGGAGAACTAAAAGTCGCTGTAAAAGATAATTTGCGTCCTTTGGGCTTTATCAATAAAAAAGGGAATTTAGTTGGGCTAGAAATTGATATTGCTCATAAGTTAGCAGAAGAATTACTCGGTGAGGCTGAGGCGGTAGAGTTTTTACCTGTGACTAACAAAGAACGTTTGCAGGTAGTTCTAAACGATCGAGTAGATATGGCGATCGCCAGAGTCGCCCTTACTTCTTCCCGTAGTAGAATAGTCGATTTTAGCCCTTATTATTATCTTGATGGCACAGGCATCATTACCAAAAACGCTGAAATTAAGAATATTAAAGGTTTAAACAACAGCAAAATAGCTGTACTAGAAAATTCGGCAACTATCGCCGTAGTCAGAAATAAACTACCCAATGCCACTTTAATTGGTGCAAAGTCTTATCAAGACGCACTACAGCTAATTGAAACCAAACAAGCTGATGCCTTTGCCGCCGATCGCTCTGTACTTACAGGTTGGATACAAGAATATCCTGCTTATAAACTTCTTCCAGAGAGGATTTCTGGGGCAGCATTGGCAATTGTGATGCCGAAAGGTTTACAGTACCAGGAACTACGTAATAAAGTCGATCGGGCGATCTATCATTGGCAAAAATCGGGTTGGCTACAGCAAAGAATCGAATATTGGGGACTGTAA